In Streptomyces sp. NBC_00433, a single genomic region encodes these proteins:
- a CDS encoding extracellular solute-binding protein: MNTSARRRFAVASLAAVVAASTATACGSSSSDGSSGSTAAGGTYTVWDPYPQFDGTSDWVKLLESCGSQAGVKVKRTSFDTTDLTNKTLLAAQQGDSPDVLIVDNPVVSTLADAGVLTTADENKIDTSQAEPNLLAAGQSGGKTYGTPIGANTLALYYNKDVLKAAGVDPASVKDWTTLNAALAKVKAAGKKGITFSAIGTEEGSFQFLPWFWGAGAKLTDLASDQAVSAVTLWKDWLKEGYAPNSVINNTQTTSWQEFASGQYAFAENGTWQMANAKKAGFGYGTIAIPAADGSNAPAPTGGEFVTVPVQKDTGRYAASDKIVTCLTDAKNLLATDTTLSYVGPTKQVQDQQAAATPELKIWVQAVQSAKGRTSDDLGTKYPKISEQLWGAVQAALTGSKSPKDALSAAQSSASK, translated from the coding sequence ATGAACACTTCCGCCCGGCGGCGGTTTGCTGTCGCGTCGCTGGCCGCCGTGGTGGCGGCGTCCACGGCCACCGCGTGCGGGTCGTCGTCCTCGGACGGGTCGTCCGGCTCGACCGCGGCAGGCGGCACTTACACCGTCTGGGACCCCTACCCGCAGTTCGACGGCACCTCCGACTGGGTGAAGCTGTTGGAGAGCTGCGGCAGCCAGGCCGGGGTGAAGGTGAAGCGGACGAGCTTCGACACCACGGATCTGACCAACAAGACGCTGCTCGCGGCGCAGCAGGGCGACTCTCCCGACGTCCTGATCGTCGACAATCCCGTCGTCTCCACGCTCGCCGACGCGGGTGTCCTGACGACCGCGGACGAGAACAAGATCGACACCTCCCAGGCGGAGCCGAACCTGCTGGCCGCGGGCCAGAGCGGCGGCAAGACCTACGGCACGCCCATCGGGGCGAACACCCTGGCGCTCTACTACAACAAGGACGTCCTGAAGGCCGCGGGCGTGGATCCGGCCTCGGTCAAGGACTGGACAACACTCAACGCGGCGCTGGCCAAGGTGAAGGCCGCGGGCAAGAAGGGCATCACCTTCTCCGCGATCGGCACCGAGGAAGGCAGTTTCCAGTTCCTGCCCTGGTTCTGGGGGGCGGGCGCGAAGCTGACGGACCTCGCCTCGGACCAGGCCGTCTCCGCCGTCACGCTGTGGAAGGACTGGCTGAAGGAGGGCTACGCGCCCAACTCGGTCATCAACAACACCCAGACCACCAGTTGGCAGGAGTTCGCCTCCGGTCAGTACGCCTTCGCCGAGAACGGCACCTGGCAGATGGCGAACGCCAAGAAGGCGGGCTTCGGCTACGGAACGATCGCCATCCCCGCGGCTGACGGCAGCAACGCGCCCGCACCGACCGGCGGTGAGTTCGTCACCGTGCCCGTGCAGAAGGACACCGGGCGCTACGCCGCCTCGGACAAGATCGTGACCTGCCTGACCGACGCGAAGAACCTGCTGGCCACCGACACGACGCTGTCCTACGTCGGGCCGACGAAGCAGGTCCAGGACCAGCAGGCCGCCGCCACACCCGAGCTGAAGATATGGGTGCAGGCGGTGCAGTCGGCCAAGGGGCGTACGAGCGACGACCTCGGCACGAAGTACCCCAAGATATCGGAACAGCTGTGGGGTGCCGTGCAGGCGGCACTGACCGGGAGCAAGTCGCCGAAGGACGCCCTTTCCGCCGCGCAGTCCTCCGCCTCCAAGTAG
- a CDS encoding sugar ABC transporter permease: protein MNSTAPIPDAPAGSGGTGPGTVPSPPPGATGPRGHGPRSQQWAAWGFLTPVVIYLGAFYAYPLYRNLDLSLRDYTVRSFVQGDAPFTGLANYRKVLDDPTFLPALEHTVFFTGVSLLFQYALGLALAVFFAQHFRLSATLRALFLVPWLLPLIVSASTWSWMLNSESGIANTALGWLGIGPVNWLTSPSWSLASVTIANIWIGIPFNLVVLYSGLQAIPASLNEAAAIDGANAWQRFWRVTFPLLRPVSAITLLLGLVYTLKVFDIIWIMTKGGPSDSSTTFATWSYRLGFGNLLPEFGPGAAVGNLLVVIALVFGLVYIRAQRKQEVSA, encoded by the coding sequence ATGAACAGCACCGCACCGATACCGGACGCCCCCGCGGGGTCCGGCGGAACGGGACCCGGCACCGTGCCGTCGCCCCCGCCCGGAGCGACGGGCCCACGCGGGCACGGCCCGCGCTCGCAGCAGTGGGCCGCCTGGGGCTTTCTGACTCCCGTCGTGATCTACCTCGGGGCCTTCTACGCCTACCCGCTCTACCGGAACCTCGACCTGTCGCTGCGCGACTACACGGTCCGCTCCTTCGTGCAGGGCGACGCACCCTTCACCGGCCTGGCGAACTACCGCAAGGTCCTCGACGACCCGACCTTCCTGCCGGCCCTGGAGCACACCGTCTTCTTCACCGGCGTCTCCCTCCTCTTCCAGTACGCGCTCGGGCTGGCCCTGGCGGTCTTCTTCGCACAGCACTTCCGGCTGTCGGCCACGCTGCGCGCGCTGTTCCTGGTGCCCTGGCTGCTGCCGCTGATCGTGTCGGCGTCCACCTGGTCGTGGATGCTCAACAGCGAGTCCGGGATCGCCAACACCGCGCTGGGATGGCTGGGGATCGGGCCGGTGAACTGGCTGACCTCGCCCTCGTGGTCCCTCGCGTCGGTGACCATCGCCAACATCTGGATCGGGATCCCGTTCAACCTCGTCGTCCTCTACAGCGGCCTCCAGGCGATTCCCGCGTCGCTGAACGAGGCTGCGGCCATTGACGGGGCGAACGCCTGGCAGCGCTTCTGGCGGGTGACCTTCCCGCTGCTGCGACCGGTCTCCGCGATCACCCTCCTGCTGGGCCTGGTCTACACGCTCAAGGTCTTCGACATCATCTGGATCATGACCAAGGGAGGTCCCAGCGACTCCTCGACCACCTTCGCCACCTGGTCCTACCGGCTCGGCTTCGGCAATCTGCTGCCGGAGTTCGGCCCCGGGGCCGCGGTGGGCAACCTTCTCGTCGTGATCGCCCTCGTCTTCGGCCTGGTGTACATCCGCGCCCAGCGAAAGCAGGAGGTCAGCGCATGA